A portion of the Bacteroidota bacterium genome contains these proteins:
- a CDS encoding glycosyltransferase, with the protein MNFSVIICCYNSEARLPETLQYMAKQQVPDGVQWELIIVDNNSTDKTQEVATAEWEHAGKPVTMKIVNEPNAGLSYARHKGVQESSFEYIIFCDDDNWFYPDYIALSVDIFKANPRVKIIGGQGLPVYEKEPEKWFTDNKLVQGLATGKLMEKSGIITHKRAYVYGAGMVMDKSLFNTIIQKPFLLEDRKGKNLTSGGDLEICYRAILQGYDIWYEDAMKFYHYIPDGRCSLSYQLRLAYGKGYSAAFLRIYTLVVTNHEYVNRNNVWVRILYRKLKSFIRQNIFKINANPDPNMYEIEKCGLKGYIKGHLSMAFSFGKILEDLKRERK; encoded by the coding sequence ATGAATTTCTCCGTAATTATATGTTGCTATAACAGCGAAGCCCGATTGCCAGAAACCTTGCAATACATGGCCAAGCAACAAGTGCCCGATGGTGTGCAATGGGAACTTATCATCGTTGATAATAATTCTACCGATAAAACCCAAGAAGTAGCAACTGCAGAATGGGAGCATGCTGGCAAGCCCGTTACCATGAAAATAGTGAACGAGCCAAATGCTGGATTAAGCTATGCACGCCACAAAGGAGTGCAGGAAAGTAGCTTTGAATATATTATATTTTGCGATGACGACAATTGGTTTTATCCCGATTATATAGCACTAAGTGTGGATATTTTTAAAGCAAATCCCAGGGTAAAAATTATTGGCGGACAAGGCTTACCTGTATATGAAAAGGAACCCGAAAAATGGTTTACAGACAATAAGCTGGTTCAGGGTTTGGCTACCGGCAAGTTGATGGAAAAATCTGGTATTATTACCCATAAAAGAGCTTATGTATATGGTGCTGGAATGGTGATGGATAAAAGCCTTTTTAATACCATTATACAAAAACCGTTTTTATTGGAAGACCGTAAAGGGAAAAATCTAACCAGTGGTGGCGATTTGGAAATTTGTTATCGGGCTATCCTTCAAGGTTATGATATATGGTACGAAGATGCAATGAAGTTTTATCATTATATACCCGATGGTCGTTGCTCGCTGAGTTACCAGTTACGTTTGGCTTATGGTAAAGGCTATTCGGCTGCTTTTTTGAGAATCTATACGCTTGTGGTCACCAATCACGAATATGTAAATAGGAATAATGTTTGGGTAAGAATTTTATATAGAAAATTGAAATCCTTTATAAGGCAAAATATCTTTAAAATTAATGCCAATCCCGATCCCAATATGTATGAAATAGAAAAGTGCGGTTTGAAAGGTTATATAAAAGGACACCTATCTATGGCGTTTAGTTTTGGGAAGATTTTGGAGGATCTGAAAAGAGAAAGAAAATAG
- a CDS encoding glycosyltransferase has translation MGNLVSVVVITYQHANYIKQCLESILMQQTDFDFEIILGEDESSDGTRDICIEYANKYPEKIRLFLRSRKDVLYINGNPTGRFNFIECIKEAKGKYISFCEGDDYWVDPLKLQKQIDFLEANPDYTIVASNTNVVNIEGDITKVINNPTATFSIEDMIKTNFLGHATNTVVFKRTLLSSEAIQSMMGSPVGDWLIWLIMLEKGKGYYMADILGTYRMHGNGAWSGKSADDKIKTMLQIYDFMLTVFPNYSLNIQEAKANYILAFQSKKKKAKKSVFYKIYKKIFK, from the coding sequence ATGGGTAATCTTGTTTCTGTTGTTGTTATAACTTACCAACACGCAAATTATATAAAGCAATGTTTGGAAAGTATATTAATGCAACAAACAGATTTCGATTTTGAAATTATACTTGGTGAAGATGAAAGTAGCGATGGAACAAGGGATATCTGTATAGAATATGCCAATAAATATCCAGAAAAAATTCGCCTGTTTTTGCGTTCTAGAAAAGACGTATTATATATAAATGGAAATCCAACTGGCAGATTTAATTTTATAGAATGTATCAAAGAAGCTAAGGGTAAATATATATCTTTTTGCGAAGGCGATGATTATTGGGTAGACCCGTTAAAGTTGCAGAAACAAATAGATTTCTTAGAAGCAAATCCTGATTATACTATCGTAGCATCCAATACCAATGTGGTGAATATTGAAGGGGATATTACAAAAGTAATTAATAATCCTACCGCCACCTTTAGTATTGAAGATATGATTAAAACAAATTTCTTGGGGCATGCAACCAATACGGTGGTTTTCAAAAGAACATTGCTAAGTTCTGAAGCTATCCAAAGTATGATGGGTTCGCCCGTTGGCGATTGGTTAATATGGTTGATTATGTTGGAGAAAGGGAAAGGGTATTATATGGCCGATATATTAGGCACTTATAGAATGCACGGAAATGGTGCTTGGAGTGGGAAATCGGCCGACGATAAAATAAAGACGATGTTGCAAATTTATGATTTTATGTTGACGGTATTTCCCAACTATTCACTCAATATACAAGAAGCAAAAGCAAATTATATATTAGCGTTTCAAAGCAAAAAGAAGAAAGCAAAAAAATCTGTATTCTATAAAATATATAAAAAAATATTTAAATAA
- a CDS encoding DapH/DapD/GlmU-related protein — MEKMNVISENAKIGKNVSIGYFTIINDDVEIGDDVKIGNFCVIHAGVTIGKNTVVMDYVELRKDTKIGENCYIDSKVSSSGNCKIGNGVTLRYDAIIARGVEVGDNTYVCPRVMTNNLDTDGHQIGGAKIGKNCFIGTNAVLQHGIQIGDNVIVGSMSFVNKDCEENSTYIGIPAKKIK, encoded by the coding sequence ATGGAAAAAATGAATGTAATTTCCGAAAATGCAAAAATCGGAAAAAATGTAAGTATCGGTTATTTCACTATTATTAATGATGATGTTGAAATAGGTGATGATGTAAAAATTGGAAACTTTTGTGTGATACATGCAGGTGTCACTATTGGTAAAAATACTGTTGTGATGGATTATGTAGAATTAAGGAAAGATACTAAAATTGGAGAAAATTGTTATATTGATTCTAAAGTATCTTCTTCTGGCAATTGCAAGATAGGCAATGGCGTTACATTACGATACGATGCTATTATTGCTAGAGGTGTAGAGGTAGGAGACAATACTTATGTTTGCCCAAGAGTAATGACAAATAACCTGGATACAGATGGGCATCAAATTGGCGGAGCTAAAATTGGCAAAAACTGTTTTATTGGAACAAATGCAGTTTTGCAACATGGTATCCAAATAGGAGACAATGTTATAGTTGGTTCAATGAGCTTTGTTAATAAAGATTGTGAGGAAAATTCCACATATATTGGAATACCAGCAAAAAAAATTAAGTAG
- a CDS encoding DapH/DapD/GlmU-related protein, whose amino-acid sequence MKIIEFKYSQVVALLKEIDPLFVELDNSNIDNNIGFALSSSKNKIESGLYFLTNEYSSEADTIYNSLILVDYVPEKKDTNIYIKVKNPQLAHYKISASIEKKNAPGIHVTAIISPDAQIAASAYIGPFCIVGNCIIEDNVSLLGHITISDNVVIKQNTEIEANSLIGARGMAWIWDEDGTRVMQPQLGGVIIEEDCLLGSDISIVRGSLSENTIVGKGTVMAHGTKIGHGSVIGKYVHLANNVSLAGNAQIGDRVFLGSACVVSPNVFIAEGCIVGAGSVVNKSVHEPHSTIVGVPGKVINKDNFEYKPKGAPKPFKNK is encoded by the coding sequence ATGAAGATAATTGAATTCAAATATTCACAAGTCGTAGCTTTACTCAAAGAGATTGATCCTTTATTTGTAGAGTTAGATAATTCAAATATCGATAACAATATTGGCTTTGCATTATCGAGTTCCAAAAATAAGATAGAAAGCGGTTTGTATTTTTTAACAAATGAATATAGTTCAGAAGCAGATACTATATACAATAGCTTGATTTTAGTGGATTACGTCCCTGAAAAGAAAGACACAAATATTTATATAAAGGTTAAAAATCCGCAACTTGCTCATTATAAAATTTCGGCGAGTATCGAGAAAAAAAATGCTCCAGGAATACATGTCACAGCCATTATCAGCCCTGATGCCCAAATAGCTGCATCAGCTTATATCGGGCCGTTTTGTATAGTAGGGAATTGTATTATAGAAGATAATGTTTCATTGCTTGGGCATATTACCATCAGTGATAATGTGGTGATAAAACAAAACACAGAAATAGAAGCAAATTCTTTAATTGGAGCCAGAGGAATGGCTTGGATATGGGACGAAGATGGTACCCGTGTAATGCAACCTCAACTAGGAGGAGTTATTATTGAAGAGGATTGTTTATTAGGTTCCGATATATCAATTGTAAGAGGTTCCCTTTCCGAAAACACCATTGTGGGAAAAGGAACTGTAATGGCTCATGGTACTAAAATAGGACATGGAAGTGTAATAGGAAAATATGTTCACTTAGCAAATAATGTAAGCTTAGCTGGCAATGCACAAATTGGCGACAGAGTTTTTTTAGGAAGTGCTTGTGTGGTTTCGCCCAATGTATTTATTGCCGAAGGTTGCATTGTAGGAGCTGGTTCTGTAGTAAATAAATCAGTTCATGAACCTCATTCCACAATTGTGGGAGTGCCAGGAAAAGTAATTAATAAAGATAATTTCGAATATAAACCCAAAGGTGCCCCAAAACCTTTTAAAAACAAATAA